The window GATGAAAACATCTTACTGGATGATTTCGGTGGTTAAGTAACCCTTAGTTGTTTGTATATACTTACATAGTTGAGGTGCAGTTAGGTGACAAGAGAATGAGTGTCTAAGAACAGGTTAATTCCTGTGACTAGTGCGAATGAACGTAGTCAGCAACACGGCAATCAACAATATGATGAGTATAGCGCCCGCTTATGTGGGCGCTTATTATTGAAGCAGAGAAAATTATGCTGAACAGAAAAGTGATAACTCCAGTGCTGCTGTTTGCAGCAACACTATTATTGGCGGCTTGCGGCGGACCTGAACAAGCTAACCTTCAGGGGCAGACGATGGGAACTTACTATTCCATCAAATATGTGGCTGATTCTTCCTCTCCAAGTAGTGAATCAATCCAAGCAGAGATAGATAAACGTTTGGAAGAAGTGAATGACCAAATGTCAACTTATCGTCCTGACTCGGAATTAAGCCGTTTCAACCAGTTCAAAGAAGTTAATGTTCCTTTTCCTGTTTCAGCTGCAACAGCAAAAGTGGTGAAAGAAGCCATTCGTATTAATGAGTTAACTAATGGGGCGCTGGATGTCACGGTTGGTCCTTTAGTTAATTTGTGGGGATTTGGTCCTGAGGGGCGAGTCACCAAAGCACCAACAGACAGTGAATTAGAAAAACGTCGTGCATGGGTTGGCATAGAGAAATTATCTGTACAAGGTAATAATCTGATTAAAACGATCCCTGAGCTTTATGTCGATTTATCTTCTATCGCGAAAGGTTATGGTGTCGATGTCGTTGCTGAGTATTTAGAGTCAGTCAATATTAATAACTATATGGTTGATATTGGTGGTGAAGTCCGTACGAAAGGGAAAAATGGTAAAGATGCTCCTTGGCGTATTGCGATTGAAAAGCCGACGACTGATGGGGTGAATCAAACCGCTCAGGAAGTGATCGAACCGGGTGATATGTCTATAGCGACATCGGGCGATTACCGTAACTATTTTGAACAAGATGGTGTCCGTTTTTCCCATACTATCGATCCAAAAACAGGGATGCCAATTAAACATAATTTGGTATCAATAACGGTACTTGCTCCAACTTGCATGAGTGCGGACGGTTTATCGACAGGACTTAATGTGCTCGGACCCGTTGAGGGTTTTGCCTTAGCTGAAAAGCTGGATATTCCTGTGTTTATGATCATCAAGACAGAAAAAGGTTTCGAAGAGCGTTACACTAAGGCATTCGAGCCATTTTTACAGAAAAAGCAGTAATTAGGAGGGTGTAAGAATGCTAAATGTTTTTATTGCAGCTTTCGTCCTGTTCCTACTGGCATTTCTCGGTATGTCACTTGGGTACATTATTAAGCGCAAGAGCATTCAAGGTAGCTGTGGTGGATTAAGCAGCATTGGTGTTGAAAAAGTGTGTGATTGCCCAGAGCCTTGTGATGCACGTAAGAAGCGTATGGCACGGGAAGAGGCTCGCCAAAAGGCACTTGAAAAACACCGTATTATTTAAAATCTGATAAGTATAATGATGGCCTTAGCTGTGAACTGTCACAGTTAAGGCTTATTTTTTATTTAGAGGCTATGCATTAGAGTTGATGCTCATAGCGTTAGGCTACTTTGATAAAGCAAGTTAAGAACTACTTACTGATTGCGTCTTTAAAGCTTTTAGGGGAATCAACCATCACCGCATCTGCGCCAATGTCTTTGGCTAATTGATAATCTTCCATACTATTGACACCAAATAGAACAATATGGGCTTGGCCATTTTTTCTAAAACAATCAATAGCTTCTTTATCCCATGATAATGTGGCAGGTGAGCGAGCCTCGCCTAATGTGTATTTCTCCACGACCTCGACTTTACGGTGTAATTCAAAGCCATACCAACGTGATTTAGATTGTCTATCGGTGGGGGCTGAACAATGATGATTCATAGCGCTATTAGCTAAGATGGTACGTGTTTCATCACGGCCTTCAAAGGTATTAATTTTATCGGAGCGTTTGGTTAAGGCTTTGATGAATGCATCATTAGTTGAATAAAAGCGCGTATTTTTAAACGCATTATTTTTTTCAAGTAATGCATAAATAATATCGGCTTGCGTGGTTGGGTCTGCATCAGGGGATTTTAAATCAACATAAAATTGCGTGTTAGGGTATTTTTTTAATACGGATTCGAGTGTTGGGATCGTTGTTTGCAGTATGGGTAATTGACGATGATGTTTTTTGTTAAATTGCTCAGCGGCATTGAATGTGGCGAGTTGTTGTGCGGTGTACTGAGATATTAGCCCCTTTTGCGCGGTTAAGGCTTCTAAGTTACTCGGCCTATATAAAACAACGTGTTTATCTTTGGTCAGTTGGGCGGTTATCCAAATGATGTCAGCATTATTTTGTTTGGCGAGCTCAATTGCGTAAAGTGTATTCTCAGGCGCATCCGCAGTACCTGCCCGATGAGCAACAATTTGTAGCGAGTGGGCGAAACAACTTTGGCTGGAAAGAATTAACAAACCAGCGAATATCCCTTTTTTAATATATGGTGTTGTTATTTTTATCATATGTATTACCTGTAATAATTATCTCAATAAGTTAAATTGAATTCAGCGAACCCTTTTTGTAATACTTTTCTGGCTTCTTGTAAGTAGTACTTGATTGAATTAGGACTAACTTTTAATTGCGCCGCAATCTGTTGGTAGGTCATTCCTTCAAATTGGGCTAGCCGATAGGCTTGCTCAATGATTGTCGGTAGCTTAGCAAGTTGTTCAAACATGCGTTGCAACTGCTCCTCTAGTACCAATTGTGTTTCCAAGTGCCACTCAGGCTCAGGCTCCACCAGCAGATTGAGATATTTAGCTTCTATGTGTTGTCGACGATAAAAATTGGCAATATTGCGTTGTGCCAGCGTGTACATAAATGCTTTTGGAAAGTGTAGAGTTTGGCAGCGATTTGTTTCAATCGTATGAACAAAGACATCTTGTAAAATTTCACTTGCGATATCGTCGTTAGGGGTGCGAGCAAGAATATACCTAAGGAGATCAGGGGCATATTGCTGAAAGAGACGCTGTTCTTCTATTCGTGAGGTACTATTAGTAGAGAAAATTGGTGTAGTCATAAATAAAAATAATAATTATTATCATTTTTATTTTAAAGTCAATTATGGACCCTCAAAAAAGAGAGTCCATCCGCGATATTAAAAATATTTGGTGATACTTAAACGTACATCTCGACCCACACCGGATACGGATTCGCCAAGATATGGATAATAATCTTGATCGAAAAGGTTAGTTGCAGTAACTCTGATCTCTGTATCAGAAATAAATTCAGGATTCCACTGCGCAAATGCGCCATACAGCGCATAGCCTTTGGATTTTGGGTATCCCCATGAGTCGGCTTTAGGGTCTCTATCTGCGGGTGAACGGACTTGATGTCCGACAAAGTCACCTGTTACACCAAAATGAGTATGCCATTGCGGTAATTTGTAACCTAACATGACATGTAAGGTATCGGGTGGAATTTCACCTATCCATGTTTTTTGTCCAAACCAGGGGTCACGAGGAGAGGCATCACGTTCACCTTTGATTGTGGAATAGGCCATTTTACCGAAAAGATTAGGACTATCATAAAATAGCTCAATCTCTAAGCCTTCAATGGTGTAGCCGGGTAAATTACGATAGTTCGAAAGGGGTCTCTCGCAATCGCCTATACCGTATTTTTTTGCCTCACAATATTCACCACGGCGACGAAATATCTCATCTTTTCCTCTATTACGAAATAGCGTGGTACGTATTTGTAACTGGTCATCCGCTTGTATGACTTGGTCGAAGTCGACGATTGCACCCAAACGAATTCCATGCATACGTTCTTTACCTAGATTGCGGCTGCTGCCGGTTAAACTGCTATTAGCGAATTGCACTTCATACTGTTCATCAATAACAGGTGCACGCCATGTACGGCTAATATCACCAAAAAGCGTGAGGTTAGGTGTTGTTTTCCAAAGGAGCCCCAAATGAGGCGAGATACCACTATAAGTGACGGAACGATAATCATGGCCGATGAGAGGGTCTTGCTCCATATAGGTTGCAGCTAAATTACCTTTACCCTTGTTGGTAACATAATCGTAGCGTACGCCCGGAGTGATTGTTAGCCTATTCCAAGTTATTGCATCTTGGATATATGCGCTGGTGGTTTCTTGGACTCCAGCAGGCATAAATTGCGGTTGAAAATAACCATAATTATATTCAGGCTTATTGGCTTTTCCTGCATCGAACATCAAAATGCCACGATCATTCTTATGCCATCTTGCACCAATGGTAACTTGGTGTTCTAACCTCCCCGTATCGAAGACACTTTCATTATGAATATCAAAGAGTTGATCTGTATAGTTAACCCAGCTTTTATTACCTAGGCTGGACGTTAAGAATTTAGACGCATTTTCTGGTCTAGTGTCATGCTGCTTGGTTTTTGACCATGCGTATGTGGCTGTTAGATTGATCAAATCACTATTTTCAGGGATAAAATTCCACTTCACGCTGTAGTTTTGATCTTGCTGATCTCGCTGTACCAATTTACGTTTGATCGCACCATCAAAGCCATATTGGTCGATCTCTCTTTGTGTTGGTGTGCTCAGTTCATCTCGTTTTGCAGCCCAAGGCACTAAGTTATCCGATTCTGAGCGCATTGCAGATAAACTGAGAGTGTGCTGGTCATTGAGGTAAATATTGCTTTTAATTAAATAAGATAATTGATCTGATTGAGAAAAACCGAATCGGCTCCCATCAGGACGACGTAAATCATCCCCTTTTCTTTTGCTGACATACAATAAGCCATCGGCAATCCCATTAAGCGTTTTGCCATATAAGGCTGAACTATAAATATTTTGACGGTCGTTGGTGTGATAGCTGTATTTAAACATCGCTCCGAAATGCTGTCCTGTCCGTAACAGGTCTTCAGGATCTTTGGTGGTGATTTTGACGGTTCCACCAAAGCCGCCATTGCCGTCCATAATGTTATGTGGACCTTTATCAACATCGATACGTTTGATGAGTTCAGGTTCGATAAACACTGAACCTTGGCGGTATTTTTCAAAGCCCTTGGGCGCATCATCAAGAGTGACTTTAACGTCTTCCATATCTCCCATCCCCCAAATATTGAGTGTTTGCCCTCCAGGGCGAGGGGAACCGGATGATGAGACTCCCGGTAACTGATCGACTAGCTCGGCCAGATTATTGGCTTGGGTACGTTCGATATCTTTTAATTTAAGCACTGAGCTGCCTGCGCCAACACTTGAATTTAAATGACCAACAACAGATAGGGCTGGAAATTGAATGGGTTGATCTTGTTCTTGTTTGTGCGATGCCTCAAGAACGGTTTCTGCTCCGTCCGCAGAGGCTGCTGTGGTAGCGATCAGTAAACTCGCAAAGGAGAGACGATTGAGCCTAGACAAAAAGGCACGTGTTGGTTTATCTATTTTTACTTGCTGAGTGGAATTTTTATTCATTATATTCTCGATAATTCACCATTCTTATCAATATCTACTATTAGTCGTTTGAGAACGTTTTTCCGGTAATGAAAATGATAATTATTTTTATATTGACGGTTTTTTTGAGGAATAATTGCACACCTAATAAATAAACTGTATATTTAAACAGTATCTATTCGGTGAGATTGTAATGCGTAAAATAATTCATATTGATATGGACTGCTTTTATGCCGCAATAGAAATGCGTGACGACCCTAGTCTACGTAATGTTCCTATTGCCGTGGGGGGGAGTGCTGAGCGTCGTGGTGTAATTAGTACAGCCAACTATGAGGCAAGGCGCTACGGTGTACATAGTGCCATGTCAACAGCGGTTGCATTAAGGTTATGTCCCCATCTAAAAGTTCTACCGGGTAGGATGGCTCTCTATAAAGAAACGTCTTTGCATATCCATAAAATTTTTTCTCGTTATACCGATTTAATTGAGCCCCTGTCATGGGATGAAGCCTATTTAGATGTGACAGATAGCCAATACTGTCATGGCTCAGCAACACTGATTGCTGAGGCTATTCGTCAGCAAATTTTTGATGAGCTACAGCTGACTGCTTCAGCAGGGATCGCACCAATAAAATTTTTAGCCAAAATTGCTTCGGATTTAAATAAACCCAATGGGCAGTTTGTCATCACACCTCAACGTTTACCGGAGTTTGTGTTGTCATTACCGTTGAAAAAAATTCCGGGGGTTGGCAAAGTCACGGCGCAAAAGTTATCAGATATGGGATTGGAAACGTGTGCGGATGTGCAACATTATGATGCTGTCACTTTAATTAAAGCAATGGGGAAGTTTGGGCAGGTCTTATGGGAACGCTGCCATGGTATTGATGAACGGCCCGTTAATCCTGATAGATTGCGTAAATCTGTGGGGGTTGAACGGACTCTGGTGAAGGATATTTATCACTGGGAGGAGTGTTTGCCATTATTGGATAAGTTATATGAAGAGTTGGAAATCAGGCTGACAAAAGTAAAACCTGACCGGCGTATTGCACGCCAAGGCGTAAAAATAAAATTTAATGATTTCCAGCAAACAACTCAGGAACATATTTATCCAATACTCGATAAGCAAGACCTTGTACTTTTGGCTAAACAGGTTTGGGAAAATCGTCGCGAAAATCGAGGGGTTAGGCTGGTTGGTTTGCATGTGACTTTGCAAAGCCCACAATTAGAAAGGCAATTATTGTTAGAACTTTAAAGTACCCGCCCCAGTAGAGCGGATACTTTGATTAGCCGTCGTTCATTAGCCTTTAACTGGGATTGCTTTTAG of the Providencia stuartii genome contains:
- the nqrM gene encoding (Na+)-NQR maturation NqrM gives rise to the protein MLNVFIAAFVLFLLAFLGMSLGYIIKRKSIQGSCGGLSSIGVEKVCDCPEPCDARKKRMAREEARQKALEKHRII
- a CDS encoding RNA polymerase sigma factor encodes the protein MTTPIFSTNSTSRIEEQRLFQQYAPDLLRYILARTPNDDIASEILQDVFVHTIETNRCQTLHFPKAFMYTLAQRNIANFYRRQHIEAKYLNLLVEPEPEWHLETQLVLEEQLQRMFEQLAKLPTIIEQAYRLAQFEGMTYQQIAAQLKVSPNSIKYYLQEARKVLQKGFAEFNLTY
- a CDS encoding glycerophosphodiester phosphodiesterase family protein, with translation MIKITTPYIKKGIFAGLLILSSQSCFAHSLQIVAHRAGTADAPENTLYAIELAKQNNADIIWITAQLTKDKHVVLYRPSNLEALTAQKGLISQYTAQQLATFNAAEQFNKKHHRQLPILQTTIPTLESVLKKYPNTQFYVDLKSPDADPTTQADIIYALLEKNNAFKNTRFYSTNDAFIKALTKRSDKINTFEGRDETRTILANSAMNHHCSAPTDRQSKSRWYGFELHRKVEVVEKYTLGEARSPATLSWDKEAIDCFRKNGQAHIVLFGVNSMEDYQLAKDIGADAVMVDSPKSFKDAISK
- the dinB gene encoding DNA polymerase IV, producing MRKIIHIDMDCFYAAIEMRDDPSLRNVPIAVGGSAERRGVISTANYEARRYGVHSAMSTAVALRLCPHLKVLPGRMALYKETSLHIHKIFSRYTDLIEPLSWDEAYLDVTDSQYCHGSATLIAEAIRQQIFDELQLTASAGIAPIKFLAKIASDLNKPNGQFVITPQRLPEFVLSLPLKKIPGVGKVTAQKLSDMGLETCADVQHYDAVTLIKAMGKFGQVLWERCHGIDERPVNPDRLRKSVGVERTLVKDIYHWEECLPLLDKLYEELEIRLTKVKPDRRIARQGVKIKFNDFQQTTQEHIYPILDKQDLVLLAKQVWENRRENRGVRLVGLHVTLQSPQLERQLLLEL
- a CDS encoding FAD:protein FMN transferase, giving the protein MLNRKVITPVLLFAATLLLAACGGPEQANLQGQTMGTYYSIKYVADSSSPSSESIQAEIDKRLEEVNDQMSTYRPDSELSRFNQFKEVNVPFPVSAATAKVVKEAIRINELTNGALDVTVGPLVNLWGFGPEGRVTKAPTDSELEKRRAWVGIEKLSVQGNNLIKTIPELYVDLSSIAKGYGVDVVAEYLESVNINNYMVDIGGEVRTKGKNGKDAPWRIAIEKPTTDGVNQTAQEVIEPGDMSIATSGDYRNYFEQDGVRFSHTIDPKTGMPIKHNLVSITVLAPTCMSADGLSTGLNVLGPVEGFALAEKLDIPVFMIIKTEKGFEERYTKAFEPFLQKKQ
- a CDS encoding TonB-dependent hemoglobin/transferrin/lactoferrin family receptor gives rise to the protein MNKNSTQQVKIDKPTRAFLSRLNRLSFASLLIATTAASADGAETVLEASHKQEQDQPIQFPALSVVGHLNSSVGAGSSVLKLKDIERTQANNLAELVDQLPGVSSSGSPRPGGQTLNIWGMGDMEDVKVTLDDAPKGFEKYRQGSVFIEPELIKRIDVDKGPHNIMDGNGGFGGTVKITTKDPEDLLRTGQHFGAMFKYSYHTNDRQNIYSSALYGKTLNGIADGLLYVSKRKGDDLRRPDGSRFGFSQSDQLSYLIKSNIYLNDQHTLSLSAMRSESDNLVPWAAKRDELSTPTQREIDQYGFDGAIKRKLVQRDQQDQNYSVKWNFIPENSDLINLTATYAWSKTKQHDTRPENASKFLTSSLGNKSWVNYTDQLFDIHNESVFDTGRLEHQVTIGARWHKNDRGILMFDAGKANKPEYNYGYFQPQFMPAGVQETTSAYIQDAITWNRLTITPGVRYDYVTNKGKGNLAATYMEQDPLIGHDYRSVTYSGISPHLGLLWKTTPNLTLFGDISRTWRAPVIDEQYEVQFANSSLTGSSRNLGKERMHGIRLGAIVDFDQVIQADDQLQIRTTLFRNRGKDEIFRRRGEYCEAKKYGIGDCERPLSNYRNLPGYTIEGLEIELFYDSPNLFGKMAYSTIKGERDASPRDPWFGQKTWIGEIPPDTLHVMLGYKLPQWHTHFGVTGDFVGHQVRSPADRDPKADSWGYPKSKGYALYGAFAQWNPEFISDTEIRVTATNLFDQDYYPYLGESVSGVGRDVRLSITKYF